The following coding sequences lie in one Vibrio sp. ED004 genomic window:
- a CDS encoding ABC transporter ATP-binding protein, which translates to MSDRAILKVNNLSVSFKTNDGIIDAVKKVNFTLNSSETLAIVGESGSGKSVSSNALMRLLPDNAIIDEQSDIEFEGQSILGKTEREMQSIRGDRIGMIFQEPMTSLNPYLRVGTQVAEAIMCHRKVSKSKAKQRVLDLFNLVHLPMPDQAYTKYPHEFSGGQLQRIMIAMALINEPDILIADEPTTALDVTVQAEVLSLIKEIQGKMGMAILFITHDLGVVKHFADRVLVMCKGELVEEGLTQELFDSPKHDYTRMLINSIPKGAKVPVEASAPELLCAEDIRVKFLIKSHFIQSKNQYFEAVKGISLKLKQGETLGIVGESGSGKSTLGRALIGLLPGSGRIVYKGQDVSLLTDKERHKLKKDVQMVFQDPYGSLSPRMTVGEIITEGLTVHQPHLSKQERLERARKALIEVRLEPNSINRYPHEFSGGQRQRIAIARALILEPSFILLDEPTSALDRSVQLTVIDLLKDIQAKHNIGFLFISHDLSVVKALSDRVLVMQKGEVMEEGAAEEIFNAPKNDYTKKLIAASFDLENKSEKNAA; encoded by the coding sequence ATGTCGGACCGGGCCATTCTTAAAGTTAATAACCTCTCCGTAAGTTTCAAAACCAATGATGGAATCATTGATGCGGTAAAAAAGGTTAACTTTACCCTTAACTCAAGCGAAACCTTGGCCATTGTTGGTGAATCAGGTTCAGGTAAATCCGTCTCTTCCAACGCGCTGATGCGTTTGCTACCTGATAACGCGATAATCGATGAGCAATCAGACATCGAGTTTGAAGGTCAATCGATTCTTGGCAAGACTGAGCGAGAAATGCAGTCGATTCGTGGCGATAGAATCGGCATGATCTTTCAGGAGCCAATGACCTCTTTGAATCCATACCTGCGTGTCGGTACTCAAGTGGCGGAAGCCATTATGTGTCACCGTAAGGTATCGAAATCAAAAGCAAAACAGCGCGTGTTAGATCTGTTCAACCTTGTGCATTTACCTATGCCAGATCAGGCTTACACCAAATACCCGCATGAGTTTTCTGGCGGTCAGCTACAGCGAATCATGATTGCGATGGCTCTGATCAATGAACCAGATATTCTGATTGCAGACGAACCTACAACAGCGCTAGACGTAACCGTTCAAGCGGAAGTACTCTCTCTTATCAAAGAGATACAAGGCAAAATGGGCATGGCGATTCTATTCATCACCCACGATTTAGGTGTGGTGAAGCACTTTGCTGACCGCGTACTGGTGATGTGTAAAGGTGAATTAGTCGAAGAAGGGCTTACTCAAGAGCTATTCGATAGCCCTAAACACGATTACACACGCATGTTGATTAACTCAATTCCGAAAGGCGCGAAAGTTCCTGTTGAAGCATCCGCACCTGAACTGCTTTGTGCAGAAGATATTCGCGTGAAGTTCTTGATCAAATCTCACTTTATCCAAAGTAAGAACCAGTATTTCGAAGCAGTTAAAGGCATTTCGTTAAAGCTAAAACAGGGAGAAACCTTAGGTATTGTGGGTGAATCTGGTTCAGGAAAATCCACATTAGGCCGTGCTTTGATCGGCTTGCTGCCAGGTAGTGGGCGTATTGTCTACAAAGGCCAAGACGTCAGCTTATTGACCGACAAAGAGCGTCATAAGCTTAAGAAAGATGTTCAGATGGTATTCCAAGACCCTTATGGTTCTTTATCGCCACGTATGACTGTTGGGGAAATCATCACCGAAGGCTTAACGGTGCATCAACCTCACTTGTCAAAACAAGAACGTTTAGAAAGAGCACGCAAAGCGCTGATTGAGGTTCGCTTGGAGCCAAACTCAATTAACCGCTACCCACATGAATTCTCAGGCGGACAAAGACAACGTATCGCAATTGCTCGTGCGTTGATCCTTGAGCCATCTTTCATCTTGTTGGATGAACCGACGTCAGCACTCGACCGCTCAGTACAACTGACCGTGATCGACCTGCTAAAAGATATCCAAGCCAAGCACAACATCGGCTTCCTGTTCATCAGCCACGACCTTTCGGTAGTCAAAGCACTTTCGGATCGCGTATTGGTGATGCAGAAGGGTGAAGTGATGGAAGAAGGCGCGGCAGAAGAGATTTTCAATGCGCCGAAAAACGACTACACCAAGAAACTCATCGCGGCGTCATTCGACTTAGAAAATAAATCGGAAAAAAATGCCGCTTAG
- a CDS encoding ATP-binding protein, producing MAMQRLNTEQLYQVADLDKLPCKSTKELAPIDEIVGQERAQKAVEFAMSIKEKGYNIYAIGRNGLGKRTMILRYLNRHPQEVQELFDWCYIANFEDIRTPKVLKLPRGVGSSLKQDIEKLMRKLLKGMPLAFDNEMYFSRADRLKNQLAAKQQAALESISQEAKDKGINLTITTQGDYQFVAMNGDDLHTEESFELLSPEEQDQFDKTIDGLEVGLRTISRELTELEETYTEKIQKLNDDTARDVITHFIKQLKKDYSQYPDIKKYLTALRKDIVDNADIFLEESTEQAEVATASLDKKMPRRYKVNVIVSQKEETLPIVVEENPNYHSLFGYVETATFKGTVFTDFSLIRAGSLHRANGGVLLMDAVKVLEQPYVWEGLKRALRSRQLSFTSLEKEVTLTGAVSLDPEPIPLDVKIILFGDYRTYQLLQHYDAEFGELFRVTADFEDEMKRTPDSEMHYARFISSIVHDNNMLHCDRKAIARIIEHSSRQAGDQGKLSLHSAHIANLLRESNYVARGSKSNLIRATHVDQALSNQQMRVGRLQDSVMETFTNGTTLIHVDGQAVGQVNALSVLSTTDHMFGAPNRITATTAYGDGEVIDIERNVDLGGSIHSKGVMILSAYLSSVFGKTAKVPLTTNITFEQSYGGVDGDSASMAEFCAVVSAFSKQPNRQDIAITGSMNQFGESQPIGGVNEKIEGFFDVCEIKGRSNEQGVIIPRSNVHNLMLRSDIVKAVEKGEFNIWAIDHVTEAIELFTGKAAGEPSDEGSYPIDTIFGIAQAKLNALRK from the coding sequence ATGGCGATGCAAAGACTCAATACAGAACAGCTGTATCAGGTAGCGGATTTAGACAAGCTACCATGTAAGTCGACCAAAGAACTGGCTCCAATTGACGAAATCGTCGGGCAGGAACGGGCACAAAAAGCCGTTGAGTTCGCGATGTCAATCAAGGAAAAGGGTTACAACATTTATGCGATAGGGCGAAATGGTCTGGGTAAACGCACCATGATCTTGCGCTATCTGAACCGTCATCCTCAAGAAGTGCAGGAGCTTTTTGATTGGTGTTATATCGCGAACTTTGAAGATATTCGTACACCTAAGGTACTGAAATTGCCGCGTGGCGTTGGCAGCAGTTTAAAGCAAGATATTGAAAAATTGATGCGTAAACTGTTGAAAGGTATGCCTCTAGCGTTTGACAACGAGATGTACTTTAGCCGTGCTGACAGGCTTAAAAACCAATTAGCAGCTAAGCAACAAGCCGCATTAGAAAGCATTAGCCAAGAAGCGAAAGACAAGGGCATTAACCTGACGATCACCACTCAGGGTGACTACCAGTTTGTGGCAATGAATGGCGATGATCTTCATACCGAAGAGAGCTTTGAGCTGCTTTCACCGGAAGAACAAGATCAATTCGATAAAACCATTGATGGGTTGGAAGTCGGGCTGCGAACCATTTCTCGTGAATTGACGGAGCTTGAAGAAACGTACACTGAGAAAATTCAAAAGCTGAATGATGATACGGCGCGAGATGTGATCACTCACTTCATCAAGCAATTGAAGAAGGATTACAGCCAATACCCAGATATCAAAAAGTACCTAACGGCACTGCGGAAAGACATTGTCGACAACGCTGACATCTTCCTGGAAGAGAGCACGGAACAAGCAGAAGTTGCAACGGCCTCTCTGGATAAGAAAATGCCGCGTCGCTACAAGGTTAATGTGATTGTGAGCCAGAAGGAGGAGACTCTACCAATCGTGGTTGAAGAGAATCCAAATTATCACTCTCTGTTTGGCTATGTAGAAACGGCAACGTTTAAGGGCACCGTATTTACTGACTTCTCATTGATTCGCGCAGGTAGCTTACACAGAGCCAATGGCGGCGTATTACTGATGGACGCGGTGAAGGTACTTGAGCAGCCGTACGTTTGGGAAGGCTTGAAGCGTGCGCTGCGTTCGCGTCAATTGAGCTTTACTTCACTTGAAAAAGAGGTGACCTTAACGGGGGCGGTCTCACTTGATCCAGAGCCTATCCCACTAGACGTTAAGATCATCCTGTTTGGTGATTATCGTACCTACCAACTGCTGCAACATTACGATGCGGAGTTTGGTGAACTGTTCCGTGTGACGGCCGATTTTGAAGATGAGATGAAGCGTACTCCTGATTCTGAAATGCATTACGCGCGCTTCATTTCGAGCATCGTGCATGACAACAACATGCTGCATTGTGACCGCAAAGCGATTGCGCGCATCATTGAGCACAGTTCTCGTCAGGCGGGTGATCAAGGTAAGTTGTCTCTGCACTCGGCGCATATTGCAAATCTGCTTCGTGAATCTAACTACGTGGCGAGAGGCTCAAAATCGAATTTGATTCGTGCAACGCACGTTGACCAAGCACTGTCTAATCAGCAAATGCGTGTCGGACGATTGCAAGACAGCGTAATGGAAACCTTCACTAATGGTACAACGCTGATCCATGTTGATGGTCAGGCTGTTGGTCAAGTGAATGCGCTTTCTGTACTCAGCACGACCGATCATATGTTTGGCGCGCCGAACCGAATCACGGCAACCACCGCTTACGGTGATGGTGAAGTGATTGATATTGAAAGAAACGTAGACTTAGGCGGTAGCATTCACTCGAAAGGGGTGATGATCTTGTCGGCTTACCTTTCTTCCGTGTTTGGTAAGACAGCGAAAGTGCCGCTCACTACCAACATCACCTTCGAGCAATCGTATGGTGGCGTGGATGGTGACAGTGCGAGTATGGCCGAGTTCTGTGCGGTAGTGTCTGCGTTTTCTAAGCAGCCAAACCGTCAAGACATCGCGATTACTGGCTCGATGAACCAGTTCGGTGAATCTCAACCTATTGGTGGTGTGAACGAGAAAATTGAAGGCTTCTTTGATGTGTGTGAAATCAAAGGGCGTTCAAACGAACAAGGGGTGATCATCCCACGTTCGAATGTTCACAACCTGATGCTGCGCAGCGATATCGTTAAAGCGGTTGAAAAGGGCGAGTTTAACATCTGGGCAATTGACCATGTGACCGAAGCGATTGAGTTGTTTACGGGCAAAGCCGCTGGTGAACCGAGTGATGAGGGGAGCTACCCAATCGATACTATCTTCGGTATCGCTCAGGCTAAACTTAACGCGCTGCGTAAATAG
- a CDS encoding aldose 1-epimerase, with the protein MFKIINEKFGNIDSVTLINHQHGIELQIINGFGAVINKYIVNNSPFSFICGYQNYDELINQHPFFSRSAKLFPFPNRLNLGRYSFDNQNHQLPANFPWSDHAVHGLLYNQPFSITNSQANDESASVTLQYQTSSLHPAFPFAFNLEVTFTIDIIGKLSCSTTVSNCGDFAFPFGDAWHPYFSLGTEFKQCGLTMSPCAEVIHENDLPNGEKLAFDRLSLDDSLTNHSLNHCFEFDSKTANQLTFTRSDSSAAIHYQQDASYPFVQLYTPTSEQSIAIEPMTCPADAFNNQIGLLTLDPNQSQTFTWQCQAAYQPK; encoded by the coding sequence ATGTTTAAAATTATAAATGAAAAATTTGGAAATATTGACTCTGTCACATTAATAAACCACCAACATGGTATAGAACTTCAAATAATCAATGGATTTGGTGCTGTTATAAATAAATACATTGTAAATAACAGTCCATTCTCTTTTATTTGTGGTTATCAGAATTATGATGAACTGATCAACCAACATCCGTTCTTTTCCCGCAGTGCTAAATTATTCCCTTTTCCAAACCGTTTAAACTTAGGTCGTTACAGTTTCGATAACCAAAACCATCAACTCCCAGCTAACTTTCCTTGGTCTGATCACGCCGTACATGGCCTGCTCTACAACCAACCTTTTTCAATCACAAACAGCCAAGCCAATGATGAGTCAGCCAGTGTGACGCTGCAGTATCAAACATCATCTTTGCACCCTGCTTTCCCGTTCGCTTTTAACCTTGAAGTCACCTTCACTATCGATATCATAGGCAAGCTCTCTTGCTCGACAACTGTCTCTAATTGTGGTGATTTCGCCTTCCCATTCGGTGATGCTTGGCATCCTTATTTCTCGCTTGGCACTGAATTCAAACAGTGTGGGCTTACCATGTCACCCTGTGCTGAGGTCATACACGAGAACGACCTGCCTAATGGTGAAAAACTGGCTTTTGACCGTTTGTCTTTAGATGATTCCCTAACGAATCACAGCCTAAACCACTGCTTTGAATTTGATTCGAAGACAGCCAACCAACTGACTTTCACACGCTCAGATTCATCTGCCGCGATTCACTATCAACAAGATGCAAGCTACCCATTTGTTCAGCTGTACACTCCTACAAGTGAGCAAAGTATTGCAATAGAACCAATGACTTGCCCTGCCGATGCATTCAATAACCAGATTGGCTTACTGACGCTTGACCCGAACCAATCTCAAACCTTCACTTGGCAATGCCAAGCTGCCTATCAACCAAAATAA
- a CDS encoding substrate-binding domain-containing protein, producing the protein MRTKTKKTTVYDVARLAGVSPSTVSRFLNRTTYVSDDKSQNIEQAIKDTGYKPNFQMQENINRRSLTIGVLVQHPDSPYTSRILNDMEKTLIAQGYSLVIATGHWQKKLEIHALEYLAKSNVDGMIIVTGSITKEDIAKYAQDIPIVAVGYDFAEDNVRSINIDNVLGGYMATLHLLQQGHVNIAHIKGLSSQPDAGNRFEGYKKALQEAGIKVMPKLVKQGDFSSESGYEKTVELIESKIHFSALFAANDQTAYGAIKALHDHGYKVPEDVSVIGFDDLPTSKYFTPALTTLRQPIEEIGEVCAQSILNLLSGERHEARLPPIDLIVRESTKSLYR; encoded by the coding sequence ATGCGCACGAAAACTAAAAAAACCACCGTATACGATGTAGCTAGGCTCGCCGGCGTTTCCCCAAGCACGGTTTCTCGTTTTCTTAATCGAACCACTTATGTGTCGGATGATAAAAGCCAGAACATCGAGCAGGCCATCAAAGACACTGGCTACAAACCCAATTTTCAAATGCAGGAGAACATCAATCGCCGTTCACTCACGATAGGCGTATTGGTGCAACACCCTGATAGCCCTTATACCAGTCGTATCCTCAACGACATGGAGAAAACCCTGATAGCTCAAGGCTATTCGTTAGTGATAGCAACCGGACACTGGCAAAAAAAGCTCGAGATACACGCTTTAGAGTATCTGGCTAAGAGCAATGTCGATGGCATGATCATCGTGACAGGAAGTATCACCAAAGAGGATATTGCCAAGTACGCGCAAGACATCCCGATTGTCGCGGTCGGTTATGACTTCGCTGAAGACAACGTTCGTTCAATCAATATCGATAATGTACTGGGTGGTTACATGGCGACGCTTCATTTATTGCAACAAGGGCATGTGAACATCGCTCATATCAAAGGACTTTCAAGTCAGCCAGACGCAGGTAATCGCTTTGAAGGCTATAAGAAAGCGCTGCAAGAGGCGGGTATTAAAGTGATGCCAAAACTCGTCAAACAGGGTGATTTCAGTAGCGAGTCTGGCTATGAGAAAACTGTTGAGTTGATTGAATCTAAGATTCACTTTTCTGCCCTGTTCGCGGCCAATGACCAAACGGCTTACGGCGCGATTAAGGCATTGCATGATCACGGCTATAAAGTACCAGAAGATGTGTCGGTGATTGGCTTTGATGACTTGCCAACGTCTAAGTATTTCACGCCAGCATTAACGACCTTGAGACAGCCGATTGAAGAGATTGGAGAGGTGTGTGCGCAGTCGATTTTGAACTTGCTGTCTGGTGAGAGGCATGAAGCGCGATTACCACCGATTGACTTAATCGTCAGAGAGTCGACCAAGTCTTTGTATCGCTAG
- a CDS encoding GH116 family glycosyl hydrolase: protein MNNKIPYTSYSGNSKHLCKKGDAVEFIQPWYTPISTTPENTGMAVGGIGNTFTLTPNGNTPNFSFIPGIFVGCSEQVINFNDFYASVMDVPTIDTLQVLNEQELSVHLNFYPALFNGKKIENSSNAINLIRNALKNGNFYKENRDNFIKWNVEFSNKTQLLIESDSSSIDCQLYVALDFFNGLLINDTTRQLSLTAGNNGDIESVNGSDIEYKALYPLAEYQYNSFDGINIKRKVVSPIVKDDKRLCSLPMHWNHFQLTNKSQQTRVMTLAQPLQNLIGSTYRKGRDGIQDSACTLSQNPIAQQHQAVNVNGESHSFSGVQLTSQSPYQSDIEGEVVFGVQAENHLLGSGKVSVSVKPTLYTSKVTQQTEFALKTGRTNTEFQTGIYTGREALSALVVVQVELEPGESVDLRFAQVMAHSKVMLNGWHSDKAYTQFYPQAKPALPMLEDVLPKLESIEQQIVKQQTAFLEQAQRKISKPELALRYATMAMNSLSFLSESTVWDKEDKFLVKECVDYPFFNSLDVYFYGSFSLLYLLPELDGCVIKEFSKAILAEDFTQRRYWEYEATPNAELIDEKYQGVRAIRGAVIHDLGSPFDIQPDAYSWHNVKEWKDLAPKYILMVYRHYQNTQDISVVKECWQAVTESIDFLSNLVAEGDDLPLTRGTDDTFDNLASHGISIYCASLWVAGLQAASELAQLMGENDLGAGYLTRSKKALVTVEQSLWDEKEGYYHFFVTPVQAKHLTGEGYQALETLGLTLTGDAIADKNTLNAYLNETDTSINISKVSQRVSKKRLLSETAPQAFTQEYLELVPDSDNSFGDALLADSYLKLIGLEGIFPQERIQRALDYVYKHNFELNSPKLGVANMTLAGGSPHEAFQAQDVWIGVQFSVATALSLAGKSQQAETLMDTVYTALYDYSKIPFAAPEGFNCSVSFTEQDLTESFELSQNDAKKWLTALKLQKCVLSDGRVNPELTKDSDKFVSMLQGEISAEQAVVLHKWLLSTGLKYTAGRYFRPGMIFAYMY, encoded by the coding sequence ATGAATAATAAAATTCCATATACAAGCTATTCAGGAAATTCAAAACACCTGTGTAAAAAAGGTGATGCAGTTGAGTTTATTCAACCTTGGTACACGCCAATTTCTACAACACCAGAAAATACCGGTATGGCTGTGGGCGGTATTGGCAATACATTTACACTGACGCCAAACGGCAACACGCCGAACTTCAGTTTTATTCCAGGTATATTTGTTGGCTGTTCAGAGCAAGTTATTAATTTTAATGATTTTTATGCTTCGGTTATGGATGTGCCGACCATTGATACCCTTCAGGTTCTTAACGAACAAGAGCTTAGTGTTCACCTGAATTTCTACCCGGCATTATTCAATGGAAAGAAAATAGAAAATAGTTCGAATGCGATTAACCTCATTCGTAACGCATTAAAAAATGGCAACTTCTATAAAGAAAATAGAGATAACTTTATAAAGTGGAATGTTGAGTTTTCTAATAAAACTCAATTATTAATTGAATCGGATTCATCGTCGATTGATTGTCAATTATATGTAGCCTTAGATTTTTTTAATGGTTTATTAATAAATGATACAACGAGACAGCTATCACTAACTGCGGGAAATAATGGTGATATAGAAAGTGTTAATGGTAGCGATATAGAATATAAGGCTTTATATCCATTAGCTGAATATCAATATAATAGTTTTGACGGTATTAATATAAAGCGAAAGGTAGTCTCGCCGATCGTTAAAGACGATAAACGTCTCTGCTCTTTACCGATGCACTGGAACCACTTCCAGCTTACCAACAAATCACAGCAAACTCGCGTGATGACGCTTGCTCAACCTCTACAGAATTTGATTGGTTCAACCTACCGAAAAGGTCGCGATGGGATCCAAGATTCGGCGTGTACCTTATCTCAAAACCCGATAGCTCAGCAGCATCAAGCGGTGAACGTGAATGGCGAAAGTCACAGTTTTAGCGGTGTTCAGCTCACTAGCCAGTCCCCTTATCAAAGTGATATTGAGGGTGAGGTGGTGTTTGGTGTCCAAGCCGAAAACCATTTGCTGGGGTCAGGCAAGGTGTCGGTGTCTGTTAAGCCGACGCTTTATACTTCGAAAGTGACCCAGCAAACAGAATTCGCACTGAAAACCGGCCGTACTAATACTGAATTCCAAACTGGCATTTACACCGGGCGTGAAGCACTGAGCGCATTGGTTGTGGTTCAGGTTGAACTGGAGCCGGGTGAGTCTGTTGACCTGCGTTTCGCACAGGTGATGGCACACAGCAAAGTCATGCTCAATGGCTGGCACTCAGACAAGGCTTATACGCAATTCTACCCGCAAGCAAAGCCTGCCTTACCCATGTTAGAGGATGTTCTGCCAAAGCTTGAGAGCATTGAACAGCAGATCGTGAAGCAACAAACGGCTTTCCTAGAACAGGCTCAAAGAAAGATTTCAAAACCTGAATTGGCACTTCGCTATGCGACGATGGCGATGAACTCACTATCATTTTTATCTGAATCCACAGTATGGGATAAAGAAGATAAGTTCCTAGTGAAAGAGTGTGTTGATTACCCATTCTTTAACTCTCTGGATGTGTATTTCTACGGTTCATTTTCACTGCTTTACTTGCTGCCAGAGCTTGATGGCTGCGTGATAAAAGAGTTCTCAAAAGCGATTTTGGCTGAAGACTTCACTCAGCGCCGTTACTGGGAATACGAAGCGACACCGAATGCTGAATTGATTGATGAGAAGTACCAAGGTGTGCGCGCGATTCGAGGTGCAGTAATTCACGATTTAGGTAGCCCGTTCGACATCCAGCCTGACGCGTATAGCTGGCACAATGTTAAGGAATGGAAGGACTTAGCACCGAAATACATTCTGATGGTGTACCGTCACTATCAAAACACACAAGATATTTCTGTGGTTAAAGAGTGCTGGCAGGCTGTGACTGAGAGCATCGATTTCTTGTCGAACTTGGTTGCTGAAGGTGACGATTTACCGCTAACCCGAGGCACAGACGACACCTTCGATAACCTCGCTTCTCATGGTATCTCAATTTACTGCGCGAGCCTTTGGGTTGCTGGCCTTCAAGCCGCGAGTGAACTAGCACAATTGATGGGTGAAAACGATCTAGGCGCGGGTTACCTAACGCGTTCGAAAAAGGCACTAGTGACGGTTGAACAAAGCTTGTGGGACGAAAAAGAAGGCTATTACCATTTCTTCGTGACGCCAGTTCAAGCCAAGCATCTAACGGGGGAAGGCTACCAAGCTCTGGAAACCTTAGGCCTGACTTTGACGGGCGATGCGATTGCTGACAAGAATACGCTCAATGCTTATCTCAATGAGACGGATACTTCCATCAACATCAGTAAGGTATCTCAAAGAGTCTCTAAGAAACGCTTACTGAGTGAGACTGCGCCTCAAGCCTTCACTCAAGAATATCTAGAATTAGTACCAGATTCAGACAATAGCTTTGGCGATGCCTTGCTTGCCGACAGCTATCTAAAGTTGATCGGCTTGGAGGGTATTTTCCCGCAAGAGCGTATTCAACGCGCATTGGACTATGTTTATAAACATAACTTTGAGCTTAACAGCCCTAAGCTGGGTGTGGCGAACATGACATTGGCAGGCGGCTCACCACATGAGGCTTTTCAGGCCCAAGATGTGTGGATTGGTGTGCAATTTAGTGTCGCAACTGCGTTGAGCCTAGCGGGTAAATCGCAGCAAGCAGAAACATTGATGGATACCGTGTATACCGCGCTGTATGACTATTCAAAAATTCCCTTTGCCGCACCAGAAGGGTTCAACTGTTCTGTCTCTTTCACTGAGCAAGATCTTACAGAATCTTTTGAATTGTCACAAAATGATGCGAAAAAGTGGCTTACTGCACTTAAATTGCAAAAGTGTGTGCTGTCTGACGGTCGAGTTAATCCTGAGCTGACTAAAGACAGTGATAAATTTGTTAGTATGCTGCAAGGCGAAATTTCAGCTGAGCAGGCCGTGGTTCTTCATAAATGGCTATTGAGCACAGGGTTGAAATATACCGCTGGTCGTTACTTCAGACCGGGGATGATCTTCGCCTACATGTATTAA